GACCCGCATCGGGCAGCAGACCGACTACGACCGCCTGAACATGGAGATCTGGACCGATGGCACCATCTCGCCTGAGGACGCCCTGCGCCAGGCCGCCGATATCCTGGTCCAGCACCTCACCTTGTTGGCAGGGGCCGAAAAGGTAGAGGTGGAACAGCCCGTTGAGGAAGAAGAAGGCATTCCGGTCGGCATCTACGAGACGCCCATCGAAGAGCTGGAACTGACCGTGCGGGCCTACAACTGCCTCAAACGGGCCGGGATCACCAAGGTCGGCGAGATCCTCAAGCGCATGGAAAAAGGCGAAGAGGAGATGCTGGCCATCCGCAACTTTGGCAAGAAGTCCTTGGACGAGCTGGTGGAACGCCTGCGAGAGAAGAACTATCTCAACGTGCCCGGTGTGGACCTGAGCGCCTTCTTCGGCGACGGCTACCGCAACGAGGCCGCGGGCGAATCGGACGGATCGGATGACGAGGCGGATGATGCCTCGGACGACGAAGTGGCCACGGATGAGGTGAATGAGGCGAGCGGGGCCTGAGTCCTCCGCTCTGGATTCCTGGCGCAACCCGACAGAA
This sequence is a window from Litorilinea aerophila. Protein-coding genes within it:
- a CDS encoding DNA-directed RNA polymerase subunit alpha, which gives rise to MVLPKIEVEASSRNYGHFVISPLESGYGITLGNALRRVLLSSLPGAAVTSIRVSGIHHEFSAIPHVREDMTRLILNIKQIRLRCHSEEPVRIHVEVTHEGPVTAGDLVCPPEVEVVNPDLYLLTADSNDVDLDIEMVVSVGRGYSPAEERGRLPLGEIPVDALFSPVKKAAYRVERTRIGQQTDYDRLNMEIWTDGTISPEDALRQAADILVQHLTLLAGAEKVEVEQPVEEEEGIPVGIYETPIEELELTVRAYNCLKRAGITKVGEILKRMEKGEEEMLAIRNFGKKSLDELVERLREKNYLNVPGVDLSAFFGDGYRNEAAGESDGSDDEADDASDDEVATDEVNEASGA